The Parafrankia irregularis genome window below encodes:
- a CDS encoding sensor domain-containing diguanylate cyclase, with product MRWRKLVDDLPVGVVVVTPPDERISYLNNRAVALFDRDRPELLGTPLMSQLSFDEWDELLPRDQHSSPDRHAMVIRRPGGSAMPVVMTRLASGPGRADCACFLQDRADGDLLREQVQTILAHSPVSFALLDASGRVLIGGGGIAPGAVAGLAQSTVSSVFEVFADEKELIELLRDAQSGHVVARTTAAAVGGQVDVSLTPLLDAHGKVTRMVGVGVDVTARERTRTRQAVVARFAHQALETADSAALWRLAVRTLAGSLNAHVSLWDVGCTAPMACTVPGAALGPPPGWASLVAAHLAGTSDTPAAGDIRYASVVPGWQTLVAGAGQGRRSARVVVVQRPSTGADTDTTTDTAGAPADVVDVADDEQHVRAIADVLVSATTRLAAERQLRYRSQHDDLTGLANRAALLDHLGQALDPSRGQGRSVAVIFLDLDGFKTINDNHGHTAGDAVLRAVANRLSGAVRPTDLVGRLGGDEFAIVCTEVRDRGQMERLARRVIARLGEAISVEGVLHTVTASAGVAISDAGRTSPDRLLNAADMSMYKAKQAGGGQSVTTHQV from the coding sequence GTGCGATGGCGCAAGCTGGTCGACGACCTGCCGGTCGGCGTCGTAGTGGTCACCCCGCCGGACGAGCGCATCTCCTATCTCAACAACCGCGCGGTCGCCCTGTTCGACCGAGACCGGCCCGAACTGCTCGGCACCCCGCTGATGTCCCAGCTGTCCTTCGACGAGTGGGACGAGCTGCTCCCTCGCGACCAGCACTCCTCGCCAGACCGCCACGCCATGGTGATCCGGCGGCCGGGCGGCTCCGCGATGCCGGTCGTGATGACCAGACTGGCATCAGGGCCCGGACGCGCTGACTGCGCGTGCTTCCTCCAGGACCGCGCCGACGGCGACCTGCTGCGCGAGCAGGTGCAGACGATCCTCGCCCACAGCCCGGTCAGCTTCGCGTTGCTGGACGCCTCCGGGCGGGTGCTGATCGGTGGCGGTGGTATCGCCCCGGGAGCTGTCGCCGGGCTGGCACAGTCGACGGTCTCCTCCGTCTTCGAGGTCTTCGCCGACGAGAAGGAGCTCATCGAGCTTCTGCGCGACGCGCAGTCCGGCCACGTCGTCGCACGTACCACCGCCGCCGCCGTCGGCGGCCAGGTCGATGTCAGCCTCACCCCGTTGTTGGACGCCCACGGCAAGGTGACCCGGATGGTCGGGGTGGGGGTGGATGTCACGGCCCGTGAGCGGACCCGCACCCGACAGGCCGTCGTCGCGCGGTTCGCCCATCAGGCTCTTGAGACCGCCGACTCGGCCGCACTGTGGCGCCTGGCAGTGCGAACACTCGCCGGTTCACTGAACGCGCACGTCTCACTGTGGGATGTCGGCTGTACGGCTCCGATGGCCTGCACGGTGCCCGGAGCGGCGCTGGGCCCACCCCCCGGCTGGGCCAGCCTCGTGGCCGCCCACCTCGCCGGAACCAGTGACACCCCCGCGGCCGGCGACATCCGGTACGCGTCCGTCGTCCCAGGCTGGCAGACACTGGTGGCGGGCGCGGGGCAGGGCCGCCGGTCGGCACGGGTCGTCGTGGTGCAGCGGCCCAGCACCGGCGCCGACACCGACACCACTACCGACACCGCCGGCGCACCCGCGGACGTTGTGGACGTCGCGGACGACGAACAACATGTTCGGGCCATCGCGGACGTCCTGGTCTCCGCCACCACGCGGCTGGCCGCGGAACGCCAGCTACGGTACCGGTCCCAGCACGACGACCTGACCGGGCTGGCCAACCGCGCAGCGCTCCTCGACCACCTCGGCCAGGCCCTCGACCCCTCCCGCGGCCAGGGCCGTTCCGTCGCGGTTATCTTCCTCGACCTCGACGGCTTCAAGACAATCAACGACAACCACGGCCACACAGCCGGGGACGCCGTTCTGCGCGCCGTCGCCAACCGCCTGTCAGGGGCCGTCCGGCCCACCGATCTCGTCGGCCGGCTGGGCGGGGACGAGTTCGCCATCGTCTGCACCGAGGTGCGCGACCGCGGCCAGATGGAGCGGCTGGCCCGCCGGGTCATCGCCCGCCTGGGCGAGGCGATCTCGGTGGAGGGCGTCCTCCACACGGTGACCGCCAGCGCGGGAGTCGCCATCTCGGACGCGGGCCGCACCAGTCCGGACCGCCTGCTGAACGCCGCGGATATGTCCATGTACAAGGCCAAGCAGGCCGGGGGCGGGCAATCCGTCACCACCCACCAGGTATGA
- a CDS encoding GGDEF domain-containing protein — protein sequence MPVLTLLALSATGQLALPGQPRLIAQAATVLTCSVVTTSLAIIGIVRTRGVDRRWRLLVAAGPLSSIPAAVEWTIQYSSGNPMTLQFTPIEGLFLLAPVLTTVGLICMPAAPVADGRPTRAPPQHATRWTPRYSHTIITLDSLLIVLSMLLIAWYAQLRDLTPTVVTGTSFIIAVAFILTAAMMLVVLILVAAFRQPHNGRALALLACGIIATAVSETALVRLSLPGEVDVRATVQQWIGAAAGPLLVAFAMIAPERAPAQPPLRGRGTAPTSRRRRRPEIRPWLHAYLPYLPLSLAASLVLATAVRDGALRDLPLYLAIGLAALVSLRQIVSVTENRRLVADVKLAHHRLQYQADHDGLTGLANRALFTRELEHAVATHQDHGRPVVVLFCDIDHFKAVNDTHGHHAGDQLLRTVAARLHTAVRQDDLAARLGGDEFAVLLADSGPDPDTSPRVAGEQCARRIKAAMAKPVALSGHTAQIQISIGLALADGRPTSAEHILHQADTAMYHSKRRRKEKNGSSRSVHPG from the coding sequence GTGCCGGTCCTGACGTTGCTCGCGCTGTCGGCCACGGGCCAGCTGGCGCTGCCCGGCCAGCCGCGTCTGATCGCGCAGGCGGCCACCGTGCTCACCTGCAGCGTGGTGACGACGTCTCTCGCGATCATCGGAATCGTGCGCACCCGGGGGGTGGACCGGCGCTGGCGGCTGCTCGTCGCGGCGGGCCCGCTGTCCTCGATTCCCGCCGCCGTCGAGTGGACGATCCAGTACTCCTCCGGCAATCCGATGACGCTCCAGTTCACGCCGATCGAAGGCCTGTTCCTGCTCGCCCCGGTTCTCACGACCGTCGGCCTGATCTGCATGCCGGCGGCGCCGGTGGCCGACGGCCGGCCGACCCGAGCACCCCCGCAGCACGCCACCCGCTGGACCCCGCGCTACTCCCACACGATCATCACCCTGGACAGTCTCCTGATCGTCCTGTCCATGCTCCTGATCGCCTGGTACGCCCAGCTGCGGGACCTCACCCCCACGGTGGTCACCGGGACGTCGTTCATCATCGCTGTCGCCTTCATCCTCACCGCGGCGATGATGCTGGTCGTTCTGATCCTGGTGGCCGCGTTCCGCCAGCCCCACAACGGCCGCGCGCTCGCCCTGCTCGCCTGCGGCATCATCGCGACCGCGGTCTCCGAGACGGCGCTGGTCCGGCTCAGCCTGCCCGGCGAGGTCGACGTGCGGGCAACCGTGCAGCAGTGGATCGGTGCCGCCGCCGGCCCGCTCCTGGTCGCCTTCGCCATGATCGCCCCCGAGCGGGCGCCCGCGCAGCCACCGCTGCGGGGCCGTGGCACAGCGCCGACCAGTCGCCGCCGGCGGCGACCCGAGATCCGCCCCTGGCTGCACGCCTATCTGCCCTACCTGCCGCTCAGCCTCGCCGCCTCCCTCGTGCTGGCGACGGCGGTGCGCGACGGCGCGCTACGCGACCTCCCGCTGTACCTGGCGATCGGACTCGCCGCGCTGGTCAGCCTCCGGCAGATCGTCAGCGTCACCGAGAACCGCCGGCTCGTCGCCGACGTGAAGCTGGCGCACCATCGCCTCCAGTATCAGGCGGACCACGACGGACTGACCGGGCTCGCCAACCGCGCCCTGTTCACCCGGGAACTCGAACACGCGGTCGCCACCCATCAGGACCATGGCCGGCCGGTGGTCGTCCTCTTCTGCGACATCGACCATTTCAAGGCCGTCAACGACACCCACGGCCACCACGCCGGCGACCAGCTCCTGCGCACGGTGGCGGCCCGGCTGCACACCGCCGTGCGCCAGGACGACCTCGCCGCCCGCCTCGGCGGCGACGAGTTCGCCGTCCTGCTCGCCGACTCCGGCCCCGACCCGGACACCAGCCCGCGGGTCGCCGGCGAGCAGTGCGCACGACGGATCAAGGCGGCCATGGCCAAACCGGTGGCGCTCTCGGGCCACACCGCGCAGATCCAGATCAGCATCGGCCTCGCCCTGGCCGACGGCCGGCCCACCAGCGCGGAACATATCCTGCACCAGGCTGACACCGCGATGTACCACTCGAAGCGCCGCCGCAAGGAGAAGAACGGAAGCTCCCGGTCGGTACACCCTGGTTAG
- a CDS encoding patatin-like phospholipase family protein, with protein sequence MTTIPPAAAAGLPAAATGPVAFVLGGGGMLGAAEIGMLRALLEAGCRPDLLVGTSVGAINGAAVAADPTVAALDRLTELWSDLGSSEIFAGGPAKRLATVVQHGYLHSNAPLRRLLRQQLPATFEELPVRFQCVAASIERAAAHWFGAGPLVDAVLASCAVPALLPPVRIDDEHYVDGGLIDSTPVGRAVSLGARTVYVLHVGRIERPLRPGRWPWEAGLVAFEIARRRGFADAMANLPAGVTVHVLPVGDGNGAPLLGLRYRSASGVRRRIERAREATAAYLERPAPVGRPQAAAEPARGEREEREVSAR encoded by the coding sequence GTGACGACCATTCCGCCCGCGGCCGCAGCGGGTCTGCCGGCGGCCGCAACGGGCCCGGTCGCCTTCGTGCTCGGCGGCGGCGGGATGCTCGGCGCCGCGGAGATCGGCATGCTCCGGGCGCTGCTGGAGGCCGGATGCCGGCCCGATCTGCTCGTCGGGACGTCGGTCGGTGCCATCAACGGCGCCGCGGTCGCCGCCGACCCGACGGTCGCCGCGCTCGATCGACTGACCGAGCTGTGGTCGGACCTGGGCAGCTCGGAAATCTTCGCGGGCGGTCCGGCGAAGCGTCTGGCCACGGTCGTCCAGCATGGCTACCTGCACTCGAACGCCCCGCTGCGGCGGCTGCTGCGCCAGCAGCTACCCGCCACGTTCGAGGAGCTGCCGGTGCGCTTCCAATGCGTGGCCGCGAGCATCGAACGGGCGGCGGCGCACTGGTTCGGTGCCGGGCCGCTGGTCGATGCCGTACTGGCCTCCTGTGCCGTGCCCGCGCTGCTCCCGCCGGTGCGGATCGATGACGAGCACTACGTCGACGGGGGTCTGATCGACAGCACGCCGGTGGGCCGGGCGGTGTCGCTCGGCGCGCGCACGGTGTACGTGCTGCACGTCGGCAGGATCGAGCGACCGCTGCGACCAGGCCGTTGGCCGTGGGAGGCTGGGCTGGTCGCCTTCGAGATCGCCCGGCGCCGCGGCTTCGCCGATGCGATGGCCAACCTGCCGGCGGGGGTGACGGTGCACGTCCTGCCGGTCGGTGACGGGAACGGGGCACCGCTGCTCGGACTGCGCTACCGGTCGGCTTCCGGTGTCCGTCGCCGGATCGAGCGGGCCCGGGAGGCCACCGCCGCCTACCTCGAACGGCCCGCGCCGGTCGGCCGGCCCCAGGCCGCCGCCGAGCCGGCCCGAGGTGAACGCGAAGAGCGCGAGGTGAGCGCGAGGTGA
- a CDS encoding lipocalin family protein, protein MVTIGAMCTPLLLLVAAPSASATMAPVSLPIDEAAHPDTTMEWWYFTGHLQGTDVFGKKHEYGFEVTHIRLDALATEPVAAAYNGHLAISDITRGTFTQNMSMVGLQPDVVPSGGGFNNTVGTTHMDGKNGVNHLFAGFSDLSYSSINLTLTQSTPTALHGDAGVIPYGPFGESAYYSQTNLKVKGTLWDHGVLVNVTGIAWQDHQWGDFAPGTGGWDWFAIQLSNNTQYMLYFIKDENEQIVETVGTLVKADGSTVKLNPTQVSETPLGTWTSPHTGYTYDSKWTVTVPGGTLTITPKLLDQELSISGLSNGSYWEGASSVTGTINGQAVTGQSYVELTPTYTMFQRGFVFDLIKDALGL, encoded by the coding sequence ATGGTCACCATCGGCGCGATGTGCACCCCGCTTCTGCTCCTCGTGGCTGCCCCCTCCGCATCCGCCACCATGGCGCCGGTATCGCTGCCGATCGACGAGGCCGCGCACCCTGACACCACCATGGAGTGGTGGTACTTCACCGGCCACCTCCAGGGCACCGACGTCTTCGGCAAGAAGCACGAGTACGGGTTCGAGGTCACCCACATCCGCCTCGACGCCCTCGCGACCGAGCCGGTGGCAGCCGCCTACAACGGGCACCTCGCGATCAGCGACATCACCCGTGGGACGTTCACGCAGAACATGTCAATGGTGGGCCTGCAGCCGGACGTCGTGCCCAGCGGCGGCGGTTTCAACAACACCGTCGGCACGACGCACATGGACGGCAAGAACGGTGTGAACCACCTCTTCGCCGGCTTCTCGGACCTCAGCTACTCGTCGATCAACCTCACGCTGACGCAGTCCACCCCGACCGCGTTGCACGGTGACGCCGGGGTGATTCCCTACGGCCCGTTCGGCGAGTCGGCGTATTACTCGCAGACCAACCTGAAGGTCAAGGGGACGCTGTGGGACCACGGCGTGCTGGTAAACGTGACAGGTATCGCCTGGCAGGACCACCAGTGGGGCGACTTCGCCCCCGGCACCGGCGGCTGGGACTGGTTCGCCATCCAGCTCTCGAACAACACGCAGTACATGCTGTACTTCATCAAGGACGAGAACGAGCAGATCGTCGAGACGGTCGGCACCCTCGTCAAGGCCGACGGCAGCACCGTCAAGCTCAACCCGACCCAGGTCAGTGAAACCCCGTTGGGCACCTGGACCAGCCCACACACGGGGTACACCTACGACTCGAAGTGGACCGTCACCGTACCCGGCGGAACGCTGACCATCACGCCCAAGCTTCTTGACCAGGAGCTGTCGATCTCGGGTCTGTCGAACGGGTCGTACTGGGAAGGCGCCTCCAGCGTCACCGGCACCATCAACGGCCAGGCCGTCACCGGCCAGTCGTACGTGGAGCTGACGCCGACCTACACCATGTTCCAGCGCGGCTTCGTCTTCGATCTGATCAAGGACGCGCTCGGCCTGTAG
- a CDS encoding EAL domain-containing protein has protein sequence MAWLWTHGAVPDRAAGDRAFFVGPPLIGSIFLLLLAVMPGSPDYLQPGALAAASLGAVTVAATCAAPARWLRRLTLASCVGMTSVVAAMLAMAGSDELAITLLFWFPWAGGQAGLAWNRLGVVMAQAVVMTALVLGVFSVNGRLTEYPLAAVGSVLGVLAAGPLAHGSFRWGRTRTFTDSLTALASRPGLIQAADPLIAGRSAAGCQTVLMVVDLDHFKEINTAFGYEAGDDVLRTFGRWLRLVRPPPLLTARLGGDKFALLLPGEPAPPGAAGAGWVSPGPETADPALADLGRDVLRQLDGRLRIGGVDVEVEATAGLTSAPACGKRVIELLSCADAALADARRSGERVGVWTTGMAAVRPWELALHAELRSAIDQGELELYYQPMAQAATGQIVGVEALMRWRHPSRGLLPPGSFLPMAERSSLIVELTWWELDEALHQCARWRAEGIPVAVSANLSPRLLVVDALPKVVAGRLAAYDLPPDVLTLEITENALVSQPARAAAMLSELRVSGVKLSMDDFGTGYNSMEILKALTFDEIKIDRSFVVDAQGSLPDMAIVRSVVDLGHRLGLRVVGEGIEDESSERILTELGCDVLQGYAVSVPLPARELTPLLAAGSRSAPAAGPGPDSPDRRACPTAQTSRKGQTSRNGQASRNGQDPWNGQTSRNGQVSPNGKPARATSATRTDAGDEHAAVRGVTPSLQDRWALGGLPAPVPADEDSRLAALRRYHILDTPAEPEFDEVVVLAAQIADCANAYVVFVDADREWFKSSHGRQIVSIPGRSGVAAHAVWSGEYLEIADAARDVRFAHVVESDPPAPVRFFAAAPLRTSDGHVLGALCVADRMPRQLAPGQRHALGNLAAQTMRLCEARRDRMMSEQAASGLERLDQFWHPDDLPAAATLIADVIRALVGADAVGVMMAKIPGATVFEAAGWSVAPGTEPMTKVGARATPDDEAALRALSKLRAPLFVPDPAGTPLIPNERVDRLKIGSAMVVPMPDEGGLLGFVTVRWTQPIRAVEPSVMRAVTMFATPARCTLARLRWMACRPAPQRDRYGRGA, from the coding sequence GTGGCTTGGCTGTGGACTCACGGCGCGGTTCCTGACAGGGCCGCCGGCGATCGAGCCTTCTTCGTCGGTCCGCCGCTGATCGGGTCGATCTTCCTGCTGTTGCTGGCGGTCATGCCCGGCTCCCCGGACTATCTGCAACCCGGCGCCCTGGCGGCGGCCAGCCTCGGGGCGGTCACCGTGGCCGCGACGTGCGCCGCGCCGGCGCGGTGGCTCCGGCGGCTGACTCTGGCCTCGTGCGTCGGGATGACCTCCGTGGTGGCGGCCATGCTGGCCATGGCGGGATCCGACGAACTGGCCATCACCCTGCTGTTCTGGTTCCCATGGGCGGGTGGCCAGGCCGGGCTCGCGTGGAACCGGCTCGGCGTCGTCATGGCGCAGGCCGTCGTCATGACGGCCCTCGTTCTGGGCGTTTTCAGCGTGAACGGGCGTCTCACGGAGTACCCGCTCGCCGCGGTGGGCAGTGTCCTGGGGGTGCTGGCCGCAGGACCGCTGGCCCATGGGTCCTTCCGGTGGGGGCGCACCCGAACCTTCACCGACTCCCTGACGGCGCTGGCGAGCCGCCCAGGCCTGATCCAGGCGGCTGATCCGCTCATCGCCGGGAGATCGGCGGCGGGGTGCCAGACCGTGCTGATGGTCGTCGACCTCGACCACTTCAAGGAGATCAACACCGCGTTCGGCTACGAGGCGGGCGACGACGTCCTGCGGACGTTCGGCCGCTGGCTCCGCCTGGTCAGGCCGCCGCCGCTGCTCACCGCCCGGCTGGGCGGGGACAAGTTCGCACTGCTGCTGCCCGGTGAGCCGGCTCCGCCCGGGGCGGCCGGAGCCGGCTGGGTGTCGCCCGGGCCGGAGACAGCCGATCCAGCGCTCGCCGACCTCGGTCGGGACGTCCTGCGGCAACTCGACGGCCGGCTGCGGATCGGCGGTGTGGACGTCGAGGTGGAGGCGACGGCGGGACTCACGTCGGCGCCCGCCTGCGGGAAGCGGGTCATCGAGCTGCTGTCGTGCGCGGACGCCGCGCTCGCTGACGCCAGGCGCAGCGGCGAACGGGTCGGGGTGTGGACGACCGGGATGGCCGCGGTGCGGCCCTGGGAGCTCGCGCTGCACGCCGAGCTGCGTTCCGCGATCGACCAGGGCGAGCTGGAGCTCTACTACCAGCCGATGGCGCAGGCGGCGACCGGGCAGATCGTCGGGGTCGAGGCGCTGATGCGCTGGCGCCATCCGTCCCGTGGGCTGCTTCCGCCCGGATCGTTCCTGCCGATGGCCGAACGTTCCTCGCTGATCGTCGAGCTGACCTGGTGGGAGCTCGACGAGGCGTTGCATCAGTGCGCGCGCTGGCGGGCGGAGGGGATACCGGTGGCCGTCTCCGCGAACCTGTCGCCCCGGCTACTGGTCGTCGACGCGCTCCCGAAGGTGGTCGCCGGGCGGCTGGCTGCCTACGATCTCCCCCCTGACGTGCTCACGCTTGAGATCACCGAGAACGCGCTGGTATCCCAGCCGGCCCGGGCCGCCGCGATGCTCAGCGAGCTGCGGGTCTCCGGCGTGAAGCTGTCGATGGACGATTTCGGGACCGGCTACAACTCCATGGAGATCCTCAAAGCGCTGACCTTCGACGAGATCAAGATTGACCGAAGCTTCGTCGTGGACGCCCAGGGCAGCCTCCCGGACATGGCGATCGTGCGGTCGGTGGTCGACCTGGGGCACCGCCTCGGCCTGCGTGTGGTCGGCGAGGGCATCGAGGACGAGTCGAGCGAGCGGATTCTCACCGAGCTCGGCTGTGACGTCCTGCAGGGCTACGCGGTGTCGGTGCCGTTGCCTGCGCGGGAGCTGACCCCACTGCTCGCCGCCGGCAGTCGTTCGGCTCCGGCCGCGGGGCCTGGGCCGGACAGCCCAGACCGGCGGGCATGCCCGACTGCGCAGACCTCCCGGAAGGGGCAGACCTCCCGGAACGGGCAGGCCTCCCGGAACGGTCAGGACCCCTGGAACGGGCAGACCTCCCGGAACGGGCAGGTCTCGCCGAACGGGAAGCCAGCCCGGGCCACCTCGGCAACCAGGACGGATGCCGGTGACGAACACGCGGCGGTCCGAGGCGTCACACCGAGCCTCCAGGACCGCTGGGCGCTGGGCGGTCTCCCCGCGCCCGTCCCGGCCGATGAGGACTCCCGGCTGGCGGCGCTGCGGCGCTATCACATCCTGGACACGCCCGCGGAGCCCGAGTTCGACGAGGTGGTCGTGCTCGCCGCCCAGATCGCGGACTGCGCCAACGCCTATGTCGTGTTCGTCGACGCCGACCGGGAGTGGTTCAAATCGAGTCATGGCCGGCAGATCGTCAGCATTCCCGGCCGGTCGGGTGTGGCGGCCCATGCGGTCTGGTCCGGCGAATACCTGGAAATCGCCGACGCGGCGCGGGATGTGCGTTTCGCGCACGTGGTCGAATCCGATCCGCCCGCCCCGGTGCGCTTCTTCGCCGCGGCGCCGCTACGGACATCCGACGGGCATGTGCTGGGTGCGCTGTGCGTCGCCGACCGGATGCCTCGCCAGCTCGCCCCGGGCCAGCGGCATGCGCTGGGCAACCTCGCCGCCCAGACGATGCGGCTGTGCGAGGCACGCCGGGACCGAATGATGAGCGAGCAGGCCGCGAGCGGGCTGGAACGCCTCGACCAGTTCTGGCATCCCGACGACCTGCCCGCCGCGGCCACCCTGATAGCCGACGTCATCCGTGCCCTCGTCGGCGCGGACGCGGTCGGAGTGATGATGGCGAAGATTCCGGGCGCGACCGTGTTCGAGGCGGCCGGCTGGTCGGTCGCACCGGGAACCGAGCCGATGACGAAGGTGGGGGCCCGGGCCACGCCCGACGACGAGGCGGCGCTGCGTGCGCTGTCGAAGCTGCGGGCCCCGCTGTTCGTCCCGGATCCCGCGGGTACCCCGCTTATCCCGAACGAGCGGGTGGATCGGCTGAAGATCGGCTCCGCGATGGTGGTTCCCATGCCGGACGAAGGCGGCCTGCTCGGCTTCGTCACCGTCCGGTGGACGCAGCCGATCCGCGCCGTGGAGCCGTCCGTCATGCGGGCGGTGACCATGTTCGCCACCCCGGCCCGCTGCACCCTCGCGCGGCTGCGGTGGATGGCGTGCCGTCCGGCGCCACAGCGGGACCGCTACGGCAGGGGAGCGTGA
- a CDS encoding ABC transporter substrate-binding protein, with the protein MTATLLSAAVMVAGACTGGGADKDGGEAAQACTSPGVTQDAVKVGVMYPDTGPFSSSFQGFRGGITARFALENSRGGVHGREISTIWADDQASADSNRTEAQRLVEGEQVFSVVEASVAEGSSAQYLEEQGVPVTGVGPSVAWTQHRNMFTWSSLLSQGAVTSAWGQIAHNLGGTRAAVLAVVGVPSSQELATTIAASMQREGIQTVYQNLQLDPLLSMTTLARAIASSKADIVTGVITPEIWAGLAPALRAQGAQITVPLFPNGYDKETLRSGGSAYAGMYVAQVTAPFELQLPAHQEFYAALTQYAPEVSTQQGQLALNGWLAADLMLRGLNAAGACPTRDGFIGALRSVLQYDAGGLVRPAANLTDYTLPSACLNLVRVDSSGQNFEVVGDAPICGQVQPVS; encoded by the coding sequence GTGACTGCCACCCTGCTCAGCGCGGCAGTGATGGTCGCGGGCGCCTGCACGGGCGGCGGCGCGGACAAGGACGGTGGCGAAGCCGCGCAGGCATGCACCTCACCGGGGGTGACACAGGATGCCGTCAAGGTCGGCGTCATGTACCCGGACACGGGGCCTTTCTCGTCGTCGTTCCAGGGATTTCGCGGCGGGATCACGGCCCGCTTCGCGCTCGAGAACTCCCGCGGTGGGGTCCACGGCCGCGAGATCAGCACCATCTGGGCGGATGACCAGGCGTCCGCGGACAGCAACCGCACCGAGGCCCAGCGACTCGTCGAGGGGGAACAGGTCTTCTCCGTCGTGGAGGCGTCGGTAGCCGAGGGCAGCTCAGCCCAGTACCTGGAAGAACAGGGCGTGCCGGTCACCGGAGTCGGGCCCTCCGTCGCCTGGACCCAGCACCGGAACATGTTCACCTGGAGCTCGCTGCTGAGCCAGGGCGCGGTGACCAGCGCGTGGGGCCAGATCGCCCACAACCTGGGTGGCACCCGGGCGGCGGTGCTCGCGGTGGTAGGAGTTCCCTCGTCGCAGGAGCTGGCCACCACCATCGCCGCCAGCATGCAGCGGGAGGGCATCCAGACCGTCTACCAGAATCTCCAGCTCGACCCGCTCCTGAGCATGACCACGTTGGCCAGGGCCATCGCCAGCAGCAAGGCCGACATCGTGACCGGTGTCATCACCCCTGAGATCTGGGCCGGGCTCGCACCGGCGCTCAGGGCACAGGGTGCGCAGATCACCGTCCCGCTGTTCCCCAACGGGTACGACAAGGAGACCCTGCGGTCCGGCGGCAGCGCGTACGCGGGCATGTACGTCGCGCAGGTGACCGCGCCGTTCGAGCTGCAGCTGCCCGCCCACCAGGAGTTCTACGCGGCGCTCACGCAGTACGCCCCCGAGGTCTCCACGCAGCAGGGCCAGCTGGCACTCAACGGCTGGCTGGCAGCCGACCTGATGCTGCGCGGCCTGAACGCGGCCGGGGCCTGCCCGACCCGGGACGGCTTCATCGGCGCGCTGCGCTCGGTCCTGCAGTACGACGCGGGCGGCCTGGTGCGCCCGGCCGCGAACCTGACCGACTACACGCTGCCGAGCGCCTGCCTGAACCTTGTCCGGGTGGACTCCAGCGGGCAGAACTTCGAGGTCGTCGGAGACGCCCCGATCTGCGGGCAGGTGCAGCCCGTGTCCTGA
- a CDS encoding DUF397 domain-containing protein produces the protein MFRPAHLDSASHPVTSAPAAAAASADRAWLRSSFCQGAADTCVDVQLEPGGVGVRDSKDLDGPVLRFTPEEWEAFLRGVRNGEFELPLI, from the coding sequence ATGTTCCGCCCCGCGCACCTGGACAGCGCGTCGCATCCCGTCACCTCCGCCCCCGCCGCTGCCGCTGCCTCCGCCGACCGCGCCTGGCTGCGCAGCAGCTTCTGTCAGGGCGCCGCGGACACCTGTGTGGACGTGCAGCTCGAGCCGGGTGGTGTCGGCGTGCGCGACTCGAAGGACCTCGACGGGCCGGTCCTGCGCTTCACTCCCGAGGAATGGGAGGCGTTCCTTCGCGGCGTTCGTAACGGTGAGTTCGAGCTGCCGCTGATCTGA
- the dtd gene encoding D-aminoacyl-tRNA deacylase: MRAVVQTVSRASVTVDGDVVGSVENGLLVLVGVTHTDATATAEKLASRIHNLRILDGGRSAAQIDAPVLVVSQFTLYADTSRGRRPGWQDAAPAQIAEPLVMAVVERLRALGARVETGRFRAHMLVESVNVGPQTIILDVDGA; encoded by the coding sequence ATGCGGGCGGTGGTGCAGACGGTCAGCCGCGCGTCGGTCACCGTCGACGGCGATGTCGTCGGCTCGGTGGAGAACGGCCTGCTGGTTCTGGTTGGCGTCACCCACACTGACGCCACGGCAACCGCCGAGAAGCTCGCGAGCAGAATCCACAATCTGCGGATTCTGGATGGCGGACGGTCGGCCGCGCAGATCGACGCGCCCGTACTGGTCGTCAGCCAGTTCACTCTCTACGCGGACACCAGCCGCGGCCGGCGTCCAGGCTGGCAGGACGCCGCGCCGGCGCAGATCGCCGAGCCGTTGGTCATGGCCGTCGTCGAGAGGCTGCGCGCCTTGGGCGCGCGGGTCGAGACGGGTCGTTTCCGCGCGCACATGCTGGTCGAAAGCGTGAACGTCGGCCCGCAGACGATCATTCTCGATGTCGACGGCGCGTGA